In the genome of Terribacillus sp. FSL K6-0262, one region contains:
- a CDS encoding bifunctional 3-deoxy-7-phosphoheptulonate synthase/chorismate mutase, translating to MQTTNVLELKKQYEQTHFELLKLLNEQASLKQQLKDLPESERSQSEKLLLAELKAQNETGVLGESSLDAIFQAVMKSKTKEEEAASKRPMLVSRSYKNEDTVIDLKGEKVGTGKASFVFGPCSVESYDQVAAVAESLKDKGLKLLRGGAFKPRTSPYDFQGLGVEGLEILKRAADEYDLAVISEIVTPHDIEKALDFVDVIQIGARNAQNFELLKEAGRTNKPILLKRALSGTIAEFIAAAEYIHSEGNGQIILCERGIRTYETATRNTLDISAVPILKQETHLPVMVDVTHSTGRKDIMLPCAKAALAVGADGVMAEVHPNPAAALSDAGQQMDIPTFDKFYDELAAFQGKI from the coding sequence ATGCAGACTACAAATGTTTTGGAGCTTAAGAAGCAGTATGAACAAACACATTTCGAGCTGTTGAAATTGTTGAACGAACAGGCAAGCCTTAAGCAGCAGCTGAAGGATCTTCCCGAGAGTGAGCGCAGCCAGTCCGAAAAACTGCTGCTGGCAGAGCTGAAAGCACAGAATGAAACAGGCGTCCTCGGGGAATCCTCTTTGGATGCTATCTTCCAAGCTGTGATGAAATCCAAGACGAAGGAAGAAGAAGCTGCCAGCAAGCGTCCGATGCTTGTCTCCCGCTCTTACAAAAACGAAGATACGGTAATCGACCTAAAAGGAGAAAAAGTCGGAACCGGCAAAGCAAGCTTTGTCTTTGGTCCTTGTTCGGTGGAGAGCTATGATCAAGTAGCGGCGGTAGCGGAATCTTTGAAAGACAAAGGACTCAAGCTGCTTCGCGGCGGTGCTTTCAAGCCGCGTACATCCCCTTATGATTTCCAGGGGCTCGGTGTGGAAGGCTTGGAAATCCTGAAGCGTGCAGCGGATGAATACGATTTGGCTGTCATCAGTGAGATCGTGACGCCGCATGACATCGAAAAAGCGCTGGATTTTGTCGACGTCATTCAAATCGGTGCGCGTAATGCTCAGAACTTCGAATTACTGAAAGAAGCAGGCCGTACGAATAAACCAATCCTGCTCAAACGCGCTTTATCCGGTACAATTGCAGAATTCATAGCTGCTGCGGAGTATATCCACTCCGAAGGCAATGGACAAATCATCCTTTGCGAACGCGGTATCCGCACTTATGAAACAGCGACGCGGAATACACTTGATATTTCTGCCGTGCCGATTTTGAAACAGGAAACACATCTTCCTGTCATGGTCGACGTGACGCATTCCACTGGCCGAAAGGACATCATGCTCCCGTGCGCGAAAGCTGCATTGGCTGTCGGTGCAGATGGTGTCATGGCTGAAGTGCACCCGAATCCTGCTGCTGCATTGTCCGATGCAGGCCAGCAAATGGATATTCCGACATTCGATAAATTCTACGACGAACTTGCTGCCTTCCAAGGCAAAATATAA
- a CDS encoding zinc ABC transporter substrate-binding protein, protein MLKKSLFLISTALLFVLLAACSDSGSQESSENGKMKIYTTIYPIQYFAERIGGDQVEVESVIPAGSDAHSFEPTSNQMVDIAKADAFLYSSDELETYAKTIADAVGDEDVKIAQLADGINLLPFDEEHEHSHGEATEEEHDHSHEEATEEEHDHSEESAEEAHHHDHGSIDPHYWLDPERAKQMAENMKNTLVELDPDNETTYEDNYKAVAEELDELDQKFQQAVEGKENKKIIVSHAAYGYWEDRYGIEQIAITGLSPTNEPSQQELEEIIHTAEDNKLNYVLFEQNISPKVATIVQDEIGADVLRIHNLETITEDEIDAGEDYFSLMNKNIETLEQALTNE, encoded by the coding sequence TTGTTGAAGAAATCGTTATTTTTAATCAGTACAGCCCTGCTTTTCGTTTTGCTTGCAGCTTGTTCGGACAGCGGAAGTCAAGAAAGTTCGGAGAATGGCAAAATGAAGATATATACCACCATCTATCCGATTCAATACTTTGCCGAAAGAATTGGCGGGGACCAAGTGGAAGTGGAGTCCGTGATCCCAGCTGGCAGTGACGCACATAGCTTCGAACCAACCTCGAATCAGATGGTCGATATTGCGAAAGCAGATGCTTTCCTGTATTCAAGTGATGAACTGGAAACATATGCCAAGACGATCGCGGATGCTGTCGGTGACGAGGATGTAAAGATTGCCCAGCTTGCAGATGGCATCAATTTGCTTCCTTTTGATGAAGAACATGAGCATAGCCATGGAGAGGCAACAGAGGAAGAGCACGATCATAGCCACGAAGAAGCAACAGAAGAAGAACACGATCATAGTGAAGAATCAGCAGAAGAAGCACATCACCATGATCATGGCAGTATCGATCCGCATTACTGGCTTGATCCAGAACGTGCAAAACAGATGGCGGAAAATATGAAGAATACCCTTGTAGAACTGGATCCTGACAACGAAACGACTTATGAGGACAATTACAAGGCAGTCGCAGAAGAATTGGATGAGCTTGATCAGAAATTCCAGCAGGCGGTCGAAGGAAAAGAAAATAAGAAAATCATCGTGTCCCATGCTGCATATGGATACTGGGAAGACCGTTACGGTATTGAGCAGATTGCCATAACTGGTTTATCCCCAACGAATGAACCTTCTCAGCAGGAATTAGAGGAGATCATCCATACGGCAGAAGATAATAAATTGAACTATGTACTGTTCGAACAGAATATTTCGCCGAAGGTGGCAACCATCGTACAGGATGAAATCGGGGCTGATGTCCTCAGGATCCACAATTTGGAGACCATTACCGAGGATGAAATCGATGCTGGCGAAGATTATTTCAGTCTGATGAACAAGAATATTGAAACGTTGGAGCAAGCTTTGACCAATGAATGA
- a CDS encoding aminopeptidase, with the protein MKKFEEQLQQFARLAIQTGVNLQKGQGLLLVAPIEAVRFVRMVAEEAYKAGAKDVHTEWIDDELVLQRYNHAPIEFLENVPAWKFHARNEMVKDDYAVLNILGENPDLLEKADGDKVAAYMKSAGKGLTPYRDWMMKDKMQWSIVAYPTAAWSKKVFPDKSIEEAQEAMMEEILRISRVTGNTDPNEAWKAHNKQLHLAADFMNKQQFSKLIYKSKGTDLTIELPKGHIWSGGSGPTEAGVEFNANIPTEEVFTMPHKNGVNGTVSSTLPYNFNGQLIENFQLTFKDGEVVDYKAEKGEKALKNLLEADPGSKRLGEVALVPHKSPVSQSGLIFYNTLFDENASCHLALGKAYPTCIAGGNDMTAAELEAAGVNDSIMHEDFMIGSADLDIDGVKEDGTTVAVFRQGAWALEFN; encoded by the coding sequence ATGAAAAAATTCGAAGAACAGCTGCAGCAATTCGCCAGACTGGCCATCCAGACCGGCGTTAATCTGCAAAAGGGACAAGGGCTTCTGCTGGTTGCACCAATCGAAGCGGTACGCTTCGTCCGGATGGTTGCAGAAGAGGCGTATAAAGCAGGAGCTAAAGATGTACATACAGAATGGATCGATGACGAGCTGGTTCTTCAACGCTATAACCATGCTCCGATTGAATTTCTGGAGAACGTGCCTGCATGGAAATTCCATGCCCGCAATGAGATGGTGAAGGATGACTATGCAGTTCTGAATATCCTCGGTGAAAATCCAGATTTACTGGAAAAAGCCGATGGGGATAAAGTGGCGGCGTATATGAAATCAGCTGGAAAAGGACTGACACCTTATCGGGACTGGATGATGAAAGATAAAATGCAATGGTCGATTGTCGCTTATCCGACAGCAGCCTGGTCCAAAAAGGTATTCCCTGACAAATCCATCGAGGAGGCGCAGGAAGCCATGATGGAAGAAATCCTGCGCATCAGCCGGGTCACTGGAAATACAGACCCGAATGAAGCTTGGAAAGCGCATAATAAACAGCTGCATCTTGCAGCGGACTTCATGAATAAGCAGCAGTTCTCCAAATTGATCTATAAGTCCAAGGGAACAGACTTAACAATCGAGCTGCCAAAGGGTCATATTTGGAGTGGTGGTTCAGGTCCTACAGAAGCAGGGGTAGAATTCAACGCTAATATCCCTACGGAAGAAGTATTCACGATGCCGCATAAGAACGGCGTAAATGGAACGGTATCCAGCACCTTGCCATACAACTTCAATGGTCAGCTGATCGAAAACTTCCAGCTGACATTCAAGGATGGCGAAGTGGTGGACTATAAGGCAGAAAAAGGCGAGAAAGCGCTGAAAAATCTGCTGGAAGCTGATCCCGGCTCCAAACGTCTTGGGGAAGTGGCGCTAGTTCCGCATAAATCACCGGTATCACAATCGGGTTTGATTTTTTATAATACATTGTTCGATGAAAATGCATCGTGCCACCTTGCATTAGGGAAGGCGTATCCGACTTGTATTGCAGGCGGCAATGATATGACTGCTGCAGAACTTGAGGCAGCGGGTGTGAATGACAGCATCATGCATGAAGATTTCATGATCGGGTCAGCTGATCTTGATATCGATGGTGTAAAAGAAGACGGCACCACTGTGGCTGTCTTCCGTCAAGGAGCCTGGGCGCTCGAGTTCAACTGA
- a CDS encoding MFS transporter, translated as MNNTPPLWTKAFVFLLLGNLFTFMSFQMLLPNLPPYIASIGGSSLQVGLVTTSFSVAAILIRPFIGHILLTKKRKMPVLIGSFLLLVCTILYPFTQIVTLLLIFRFLHGAAWGWGTTTNGTAAVDLVPRRRVGEGMGYFGLSITIGMIIAPSIGIFLYQNYDFRTLVLVSVLLGMIAFLFLSITHYAEPEALSRNQAKPPKFSFFRSLIEKKSTYPVFITFLTSFGYGSIVTYLVLFGEEQNLTGTFLFYLANALCATISRPFTGRLFDAKGPWLLIMGCSVIAFLAMWILSIASANWYFILSGALFGIGYGSMIPALQAWTISKTDVERSGIANGMYYSSIDFGIGLSAVILGILHQFVPTSSLFQISSFLFLLVFLFTLSDYVIKRRKDRQPAMNVKKI; from the coding sequence ATGAACAATACGCCTCCCTTATGGACGAAGGCCTTTGTTTTCCTGCTGCTGGGCAATCTTTTTACTTTCATGAGCTTCCAGATGCTGCTGCCGAATCTGCCTCCTTATATTGCCTCCATCGGCGGCAGCAGCCTTCAAGTAGGATTGGTGACGACATCCTTTTCAGTCGCAGCAATTCTGATCAGGCCGTTCATCGGCCATATCCTGCTGACGAAAAAAAGGAAAATGCCGGTTCTTATCGGCTCTTTCCTTTTACTCGTCTGTACAATCCTTTATCCTTTCACTCAAATTGTCACACTTCTGCTGATCTTCCGCTTCCTGCATGGGGCAGCTTGGGGATGGGGCACCACCACCAACGGTACCGCCGCAGTTGACCTTGTGCCGAGAAGGCGTGTCGGAGAAGGCATGGGTTATTTTGGCCTTTCGATAACGATTGGAATGATCATTGCACCAAGCATCGGTATTTTCCTTTATCAAAATTATGATTTCCGCACCCTCGTACTTGTCTCTGTCTTACTAGGCATGATAGCTTTCCTATTCCTGTCGATTACACATTATGCAGAACCTGAAGCACTATCACGGAACCAAGCCAAGCCGCCGAAGTTTTCATTTTTCCGATCATTGATCGAAAAGAAAAGCACTTATCCAGTATTCATCACGTTCCTGACTTCATTCGGATACGGTTCCATCGTTACTTATCTTGTCCTTTTTGGAGAGGAACAGAATCTGACCGGGACATTCCTCTTCTATTTAGCCAATGCCTTATGTGCTACCATTTCGAGACCTTTCACAGGGCGCCTGTTCGATGCCAAGGGACCTTGGCTTTTGATCATGGGCTGTTCCGTGATAGCTTTCCTGGCTATGTGGATACTCAGCATCGCATCGGCAAACTGGTATTTCATCCTTTCCGGGGCTTTGTTCGGGATTGGTTATGGATCAATGATCCCCGCTTTGCAAGCTTGGACGATATCCAAGACGGATGTTGAAAGAAGCGGTATCGCCAATGGCATGTACTATTCATCTATCGATTTTGGCATTGGCCTGAGTGCTGTCATCCTTGGCATTTTGCATCAATTCGTACCGACTTCTTCCCTGTTCCAAATATCGAGTTTCCTATTCTTGCTCGTATTTTTGTTCACGCTGTCCGATTATGTTATCAAGCGTCGAAAAGATCGGCAGCCTGCTATGAATGTTAAAAAAATATAA
- a CDS encoding OsmC family protein, with protein sequence MSEHHFHLAAAWPGGRNSSGTIEAGNLKTEISIPPEMGGPGIGTNPDEMLLGAAATCYIITLAAMIERAHLPLSSMKLESEGIVDETNGVITYKRIIHRPTVYLKEEATEKQFHMLEKLAVKAEESCMITRAIKGNVEVSLEADLHIEKHPK encoded by the coding sequence ATGTCAGAACATCATTTTCATTTAGCGGCAGCCTGGCCGGGAGGAAGGAACAGCTCCGGTACAATCGAAGCAGGAAATCTGAAGACAGAAATCAGCATTCCGCCAGAAATGGGTGGTCCTGGCATCGGTACGAATCCGGATGAGATGCTGCTCGGAGCAGCGGCTACTTGCTATATCATCACTTTGGCAGCAATGATTGAACGGGCTCACCTGCCGCTGTCATCCATGAAATTGGAGTCGGAAGGCATCGTTGATGAAACCAATGGTGTGATCACATACAAGCGAATCATCCATCGGCCGACAGTATATTTAAAAGAAGAGGCGACGGAAAAGCAATTCCATATGCTGGAGAAGCTTGCTGTCAAAGCGGAAGAGAGCTGTATGATCACAAGAGCGATAAAAGGCAATGTAGAAGTGAGTCTGGAGGCAGACTTGCATATCGAGAAGCACCCTAAATAA
- a CDS encoding AI-2E family transporter yields the protein MTQKKWFQGLVAAVLTFTLILLISKVGFIFRPLAAYIGAIAFPMIAAGLLFYITKPLVRLLERIRFPKWVAILTIFLLLIGLGYIVFQFAAPIVQKQFQALVNNIPGITNEIMSIVDYWEENHSALPDQVEESIMNYASNLQSSLQDIPGYLISFISSLVNFLFTLVLIPFFLFFMLKDGEKLIPFITKFFDEKKGASVKKLMEDVNHTLASFIQGQFIVSVCVGTMLFIGYSLIGLKYAFTLAVIGLVFNVIPFLGPYLAAAPAILVAFFQEPKLAILAAIVMLIAQQIEGNLISPNVMGKVLSIHPLTVITLILAAGNIAGFLGLLFVIPFYAVCKAVVSHFYREWVDYRMKKKSAAGIQAD from the coding sequence TTGACTCAGAAAAAATGGTTTCAAGGCCTTGTGGCCGCTGTCCTGACTTTCACCCTGATCCTGTTGATTTCGAAAGTGGGCTTCATTTTCCGGCCCCTAGCCGCATACATAGGCGCCATCGCATTCCCGATGATCGCGGCCGGCCTTCTATTCTATATCACCAAACCGCTGGTGCGGCTCCTTGAAAGGATCCGTTTCCCGAAATGGGTGGCCATCCTGACGATATTCCTGCTCTTGATCGGATTGGGTTATATCGTATTCCAATTCGCTGCACCAATCGTGCAGAAGCAATTTCAGGCTTTGGTGAATAATATCCCGGGAATAACCAATGAAATTATGTCCATCGTGGATTATTGGGAAGAGAATCACTCTGCCCTGCCGGATCAAGTGGAAGAATCCATCATGAATTATGCTTCGAACTTGCAATCCAGTCTGCAGGACATCCCAGGTTATCTCATCAGTTTCATTTCCAGCCTGGTCAACTTCCTGTTCACGCTTGTCTTAATTCCCTTTTTCTTATTCTTTATGCTCAAAGATGGGGAAAAATTGATTCCATTCATCACGAAATTCTTCGATGAGAAAAAAGGAGCAAGCGTGAAAAAACTGATGGAAGATGTGAATCATACGCTGGCCTCCTTTATCCAGGGCCAGTTCATTGTATCGGTATGCGTCGGCACCATGCTGTTCATCGGCTATTCGCTCATCGGGCTGAAATATGCCTTCACGCTTGCTGTCATCGGACTCGTTTTCAATGTCATCCCGTTTCTCGGGCCATATCTGGCAGCTGCGCCAGCCATCCTGGTCGCCTTTTTCCAAGAGCCCAAATTGGCTATACTGGCTGCCATCGTCATGCTGATTGCCCAGCAGATCGAAGGAAATCTCATTTCCCCGAATGTCATGGGCAAAGTCTTGAGCATCCATCCGCTGACAGTCATCACGCTGATTCTGGCTGCCGGAAACATTGCCGGCTTCCTCGGTCTTCTGTTCGTCATTCCGTTTTATGCCGTTTGCAAAGCGGTCGTTTCCCACTTTTACCGGGAATGGGTCGATTATAGAATGAAGAAAAAATCAGCTGCTGGAATTCAGGCAGATTAG
- a CDS encoding GNAT family N-acetyltransferase, whose translation MRFVQEHDVHRLLAKAEQSLLQHEAENNLLLGLLGRVADGEDMGSIFGYGEDDHGICTVFLHTKGNRIILSHDTVWKDEEAAQLAGFVNTLTPDLPGVIGPVEQANQFARVWSRLYEKQMKVHMNQFIYQLDQVEDAGAAAGEMRLAGKEDFLLLRDWLVQFGKATGEDMTEERANTVIGRMITQKRMYVWTIDGNVVSMAGCARESRHGIVINAVFTPAEQQRKGYAQSLVAALSAKLLHDGKQFCCLFTNADDPGPNKLYQKIGYRRVARSCAIDFL comes from the coding sequence ATGCGTTTTGTACAGGAACATGATGTGCATCGTCTGCTGGCAAAAGCTGAACAGTCATTGCTGCAGCATGAAGCAGAGAATAATTTATTGTTAGGGCTGCTGGGAAGAGTGGCGGATGGAGAGGATATGGGATCGATTTTTGGATATGGGGAGGATGACCATGGAATTTGCACCGTCTTCTTGCATACAAAGGGAAATCGTATCATCCTTTCTCATGACACGGTATGGAAAGACGAAGAAGCTGCCCAGCTGGCCGGATTTGTGAATACATTGACGCCCGACCTTCCTGGAGTCATCGGACCAGTGGAACAGGCAAATCAGTTTGCACGAGTTTGGTCCAGGCTTTACGAAAAACAGATGAAGGTCCATATGAATCAGTTCATCTATCAGCTTGATCAAGTGGAGGATGCCGGTGCCGCCGCAGGGGAAATGCGTCTGGCAGGCAAAGAAGATTTCCTCTTGCTGCGGGATTGGCTCGTGCAATTCGGGAAAGCCACTGGCGAAGATATGACGGAAGAACGAGCGAATACAGTGATCGGCAGGATGATCACCCAAAAGCGAATGTATGTCTGGACGATCGATGGCAATGTCGTGAGTATGGCAGGCTGTGCCAGAGAAAGCCGGCATGGGATCGTCATCAATGCAGTTTTCACGCCTGCAGAGCAGCAGCGCAAAGGATATGCCCAAAGTTTAGTGGCAGCACTTTCGGCTAAATTGCTCCATGATGGAAAACAATTCTGCTGTCTGTTCACGAATGCGGATGACCCAGGTCCGAATAAGCTGTATCAAAAAATCGGATACCGCCGAGTCGCCCGTAGCTGCGCTATCGATTTCTTATAA
- a CDS encoding TerC family protein: MDAQLLLEYGWVLIVLVGLEGILAADNALVLAIMVRHLPEKQRKKALFYGLLGAFILRFASLFVISFLVDVWQVQAIGAAYLLFISIKNLYDKFSSKNDDVTNKKPKKESGFWMTVLKVELADLAFAVDSILAAVALAVALPPTGWGEVGSLDTGQFAVVLAGGMIGIIIMRFAANIFVDLLHTRPALEVAAFVIVGWVGVKLVVSTLSHDSLGVLPHDFAHSTAWKLIFYGVLVAIAVIGWIVSGKNKVEHKKEDSAQTE, from the coding sequence ATGGATGCACAATTACTTTTAGAGTATGGCTGGGTTCTGATCGTCCTTGTCGGACTGGAAGGTATTCTTGCCGCGGATAACGCATTGGTACTCGCAATCATGGTTAGGCATTTGCCTGAAAAACAGCGTAAAAAAGCACTTTTCTATGGGCTGCTCGGGGCATTTATCCTCCGCTTCGCATCCCTATTCGTCATTTCCTTCCTTGTCGATGTTTGGCAAGTACAGGCAATAGGTGCTGCGTATCTACTGTTCATATCCATAAAGAACCTGTACGACAAGTTCAGTTCTAAAAATGATGATGTCACTAATAAGAAGCCGAAAAAAGAAAGTGGCTTCTGGATGACGGTCTTGAAAGTCGAACTTGCCGACCTTGCTTTTGCGGTCGATTCCATCCTTGCTGCGGTAGCACTGGCTGTTGCACTTCCGCCGACAGGCTGGGGAGAAGTAGGAAGTTTGGATACCGGACAATTCGCTGTCGTCCTTGCAGGCGGAATGATCGGTATCATCATCATGCGATTTGCAGCGAACATTTTCGTTGACTTGCTCCATACACGACCTGCTTTGGAAGTAGCAGCTTTCGTCATCGTCGGATGGGTAGGTGTAAAGCTGGTCGTGAGCACGCTCTCCCACGACTCACTTGGCGTACTGCCGCATGATTTTGCACATTCGACTGCGTGGAAGCTTATCTTCTATGGTGTACTGGTCGCTATTGCCGTGATCGGCTGGATTGTGTCTGGCAAAAATAAAGTCGAGCATAAGAAAGAGGATTCTGCTCAAACTGAATAA
- a CDS encoding Fur family transcriptional regulator encodes MNSERAMHILKENGFKQTKQREKLLDIFQKRSQYSAVTDLWKEFREDFPSASYDTVYRNLYTMSELGILEMTTIDGDKHFRFHCNIEGHHHHFICKQCGITKAIDVCPIADVQTALPGGYTIENHNFEVYGICPACQ; translated from the coding sequence ATGAATAGTGAACGTGCGATGCATATTCTGAAGGAAAATGGCTTTAAACAGACAAAGCAGCGCGAAAAACTGCTGGATATTTTCCAGAAACGATCCCAGTATTCCGCGGTGACCGATCTTTGGAAAGAATTTCGAGAGGATTTTCCAAGCGCAAGTTATGATACTGTGTACAGAAATCTTTATACGATGTCGGAGCTTGGCATCCTGGAGATGACAACAATAGATGGAGATAAGCATTTCCGTTTCCATTGCAATATAGAAGGCCATCATCATCACTTCATCTGTAAGCAATGCGGCATAACGAAAGCGATTGATGTCTGCCCGATAGCAGACGTGCAAACAGCGCTGCCGGGCGGCTATACAATAGAAAACCATAACTTCGAGGTGTATGGCATTTGTCCTGCCTGTCAATAA
- a CDS encoding phospho-sugar mutase, with protein sequence MAWQDTYQKWSSFTSLDPKYKEELAKIAEDEAALEDAFYKELTFGTGGMRGVLGAGTNRMNIYTVRKAVEGLAVYMEKNVADYKERGVAVAYDSRYMSAEFADETARVLGAHGIRAHVFESLRPTPLLSFAVRHLNAAAGIMITASHNPPEYNGFKVYNEDGGQIPPAQAEAIIAEIAKVEDELAVEVADLETIRKNGLLHSIGEDVDSAYLQELKTISNMSDSAKEQLDKLQIVFTPLHGTSHDLVLRGLDQLGFQHVHVVKEQAQPDPEFSTVESPNPEEHQAFTLAMEQGAEIGADVLIGTDPDADRLGVAVQDGKGAYQVLTGNQLGTLMLDYVLTNASEDDLHSGRLVKTIVTTEMGRAVAASYGVETIDTLTGFKYIGEKIKQFETTGEKFLFGYEESYGYLIGDFVRDKDAVQAAMIACEMAAHWRAQGKTLLEALHVLYEKHGYFLEDLHSITLKGKDGAAKIAAMMDAVRADTPQELGGLKIIAVEDYSAQTRRHLESGSEEKLTLPQENVIKLLLEKDSWVCLRPSGTEPKIKSYYGVSSASYESSLKLLEKLKADLGKYLQ encoded by the coding sequence ATGGCATGGCAAGATACATATCAGAAATGGAGTTCATTTACAAGTCTTGATCCTAAATATAAAGAGGAATTGGCGAAAATCGCCGAGGATGAAGCTGCTTTGGAAGATGCTTTTTATAAAGAGCTGACATTCGGGACAGGCGGTATGCGCGGCGTGCTGGGAGCGGGAACGAACCGTATGAACATCTATACTGTCCGCAAGGCAGTGGAAGGGCTGGCAGTGTACATGGAGAAGAACGTTGCAGATTACAAGGAACGCGGCGTAGCAGTTGCTTATGATTCCCGTTACATGTCTGCCGAGTTTGCGGATGAAACTGCCCGTGTCCTGGGAGCGCATGGAATCCGTGCGCATGTTTTCGAATCGCTTCGTCCGACTCCGCTGCTATCCTTCGCGGTGCGTCATTTGAATGCTGCAGCCGGCATCATGATCACAGCGAGTCATAACCCGCCTGAATATAATGGCTTCAAAGTCTATAATGAAGACGGCGGTCAGATCCCGCCGGCGCAGGCAGAGGCAATCATAGCGGAAATTGCCAAAGTCGAAGATGAATTGGCGGTGGAAGTCGCGGATTTGGAGACAATCCGCAAAAATGGTCTGCTGCATTCCATTGGGGAGGATGTAGATAGTGCCTACCTCCAAGAATTAAAGACGATCTCAAACATGTCCGATTCTGCGAAAGAGCAGCTGGACAAACTCCAGATTGTATTCACACCGCTTCACGGTACATCCCATGATCTTGTCCTGCGCGGTTTGGACCAGCTTGGCTTCCAGCATGTACATGTGGTGAAAGAGCAGGCACAGCCGGATCCGGAGTTCTCGACCGTGGAATCTCCGAATCCGGAAGAGCATCAAGCCTTTACACTGGCGATGGAACAAGGTGCGGAGATCGGAGCGGATGTACTGATTGGGACCGATCCTGATGCGGATCGCCTGGGAGTTGCTGTACAGGACGGAAAAGGTGCATATCAAGTATTGACAGGGAACCAGCTTGGTACTTTGATGCTTGATTACGTACTGACCAATGCATCAGAGGATGATCTACACAGCGGGAGGCTCGTCAAGACCATCGTGACGACTGAAATGGGACGCGCAGTGGCAGCATCATATGGCGTGGAGACGATTGATACGCTGACGGGGTTCAAATATATCGGTGAGAAAATCAAGCAATTCGAAACCACCGGCGAGAAATTCCTCTTTGGCTATGAAGAGAGCTACGGTTATTTGATCGGTGATTTCGTACGTGATAAGGATGCTGTACAGGCTGCTATGATCGCTTGTGAAATGGCTGCTCACTGGCGGGCGCAAGGCAAGACGCTGCTGGAGGCATTGCATGTACTTTACGAAAAGCATGGCTACTTCCTGGAGGATCTTCATTCCATCACATTGAAAGGTAAAGATGGTGCCGCGAAGATCGCAGCGATGATGGATGCTGTCCGTGCCGATACACCACAGGAGCTTGGCGGTCTGAAGATCATTGCAGTGGAGGATTATTCCGCACAGACACGCCGTCATCTCGAGTCTGGTTCTGAAGAGAAGCTGACACTTCCTCAGGAAAATGTCATAAAGCTGCTTCTTGAGAAGGATAGCTGGGTGTGTCTGCGTCCATCCGGAACGGAACCGAAAATCAAAAGCTATTATGGTGTCAGCAGCGCGAGCTACGAAAGCAGCTTGAAGCTATTGGAGAAGCTGAAAGCAGATCTTGGCAAGTATCTGCAATAA